A single genomic interval of Malania oleifera isolate guangnan ecotype guangnan chromosome 11, ASM2987363v1, whole genome shotgun sequence harbors:
- the LOC131168036 gene encoding methyl-CpG-binding domain-containing protein 9 isoform X1 — translation MMDLNNAATEFPDAKPEGRSGLGIDLNEIPSASLLETLPSPRDAVTVVRTFHDSVAPATGAPAGLPGEGAYQACAACGLPEARGSVVVCDGCERGFHLRCAGMGERRLSVLEEWVCGECVRNGVGSQRWRLGTSSSSASSGRKQSGVRLLDINALPPSDGEGEESEEFQDSRKQTPGDNSFGGDSFVVPATCPNYFYSGNGFGFQKSPAIVTRTVKLGFEDLLHHKQAIGRCLKEVDLGFPLGKLRSSNNTPVRLPPSNPSEIFLQALREFISERHGILEEGWRVEFKQSISSCELYAVYCAPDGKTFESMSEVAGYLGLVTNCNFIDPEVRSDCSAPLQKKLHLAKRRKAARHSTANGFSGNKGILVSGFHKELFSGSQNMEFRASAFRNNVQAAEARREANGGAESQPFANGLPVQFEDFYILSLGKVDVRPPYHSVSQIWPIGYKSCWHDKVSGSLFTCDVLDGGDYGPVFRVSRCSCSAQPIPVGSTVLFRTNFGQSYGQYKEECDEMTSFSMGSDEDGNLQTILLDPCPPMENDILSCLGSGFNETYGFQASSSLQHERSGNVLCENLELGEEIGNFSLEGHSSSSVWKMVSQKLIDACQEVYKRTGTLKFFCKHLKNGISYSYVDIMDERSKVTFNSLAKFCSSSGLVNIPSVVYNDHGFAILSEALSKWLDQDRFGLDAEFVQEIIEQIPGVGACSQYEYLNKRSHYSTSVTVENGLLFFEGRGGVQGKDEAWDGLLRGCKRAKVQMVEDTLMDNRCRPLGKPLCVKLPDKLVGDVLQVWELLWRFHEILEIGPLSRDELEEELISPWFDDLNLPENFEKEMQGNNDMNSRGTNGTRGDILSSSHEGGSGNWRENPHMFIQMETGAMKEAAQARFASATYSRCTGVALSKAHTALLKVLVGELQSKVAAIVDPNFDVGESKSKRGRKKDADSLTSKRMKLSMLPINELTWPELARRYILAVLGMDCDLESAEVTTRESRKVYRCLRGDGGVLCGSLAGVAGMEADALFLAEAMKKIYGSLNGLTDPIIIRDKELTGASERNVGDDGNLPEWASTLEPVRKLPTNVGTRIRKCVHAALEKNPPAWARKILEHSISKDVYKGNASGPTKKAVLSVLADVSGEGPHHKSDKERKKKSVSVHDVIMKQCRIVFRRAAAADNAKVFCNLLGRKLMNSGDNDDEGLLGSPAMVSRPLDFRTIDLRLAVGVYGGSQEAFLEDVRELWSNLRTAYGDLPDLVELAETLSQNFEVLYEKEVATLVQKLAEYAKSECSSVERKKEIDDLLVSSSEIPKAPWDEGVCKVCGIDKDDETVLLCDTCDAEYHTYCLNPPLIRIPEGNWYCPSCEASMSTAQDSSEHAQVIDRRGGKKHQGDACLAHLEELAQLAAVMEEKEYWDFSIDERTLLLKFLCDEVLTTALIRQHLEQCADMSGEVQQKLRTTSTEWKNLKVREDILASKAEKADNSLHNVVGEVKSEEGLASSLANHSKSMGNNVSIFSDDLPQPGGDTEGTEYNVLAKRSSVNYSDKDSTYNIQILKPEGQVKDGNQLPMSSLPCKESNNSGRESTFQCSMHEYVERDVSTLPEMDNQGMCIPTETMSLSLDTRSSGVTDHVPSSAITESQAYNLELNSIKNDISLLQDSIVNMDSQLDKLSVRREFLGSDSAGRLYWASAKPGSHPCMIVDESMTVLPSEKLKDHNTGKKSSVLRASTSFGGDTISNLGCSKTSSPSACRPNDATLNCAPWTSYQSDAEIKELLEWLKDSNQKERELKEAILNWQKQRFRDFQQSANHDQSKTNDALSESSNTVSAIPSNGLVTTASALMEKKYGPCFDPDPVEISKKRGRKAKVAHEEKMYRCECLELIWPSRPHCLSCHTSFLNEVEIEEHNDGKCVSVLPSSEKSKEYGDPLRGKGILKSDTTQEGCMGEMNPVEASRSECSDLAAVIKFQGYRSSPLANFDDVCSKFVTSNSNKELVREIGLIGSNGIPSFVPSVSPYLSDSTLMLIRPEKNDGIPVDFSRSAEKSIFSQGNRVTINVCHENKSHNSSRCMPDDVNEAFKGDRSGCLEQKHAKPSVNTHASRPEVGNCCVVPVSSLRPVIGKASQILRQLKINLLDMECALPEEAVRPSKVSIERRGTWRSFVKTAETIFEMVQATIVLEDMIKPEYLRNGWWYWSSLSAAAKTSTLSSLALRIYSLDAAIIYDRTSSTLDSDQSVTGSKQDLTQGPGLDTTEKSKAGRKASKRRKESEG, via the exons AAAACAAACTCCTGGTGATAATTCCTTTGGTGGCGACTCATTTGTTGTTCCGGCAACATGCCCAAACTATTTCTATTCTGGCAATGGATTTGGCTTTCAAAAATCACCTGCGATTGTGACACGCACTGTCAAATTGGGTTTTGAAGATTTATTACATCATAAACAGGCAATTGGTAGATGTTTAAAGGAGGTAGATTTGGGATTTCCATTAGGAAAGCTTAGGAGTAGTAACAATACACCAGTTCGATTACCTCCATCGAATCCAAGTGAGATTTTTTTGCAGGCTCTTCGAGAATTTATTTCTGAAAGGCATGGTATACTTGAAGAAGGTTGGCGTGTAGAATTCAAGCAGTCCATAAGCAGTTGTGAACTGTATGCAGTTTACTGTGCTCCAGATGGAAAGACATTTGAGTCTATGTCTGAAGTTGCTGGTTATCTTGGGTTGGTGACTAATTGCAATTTTATAGATCCCGAAGTAAGAAGTGATTGTTCTGCTCCGCTGCAAAAAAAGTTGCATTTAGCTAAAAGAAGAAAAGCGGCAAGACATTCAACTGCTAATGGTTTCTCTGGAAATAAGGGGATTTTGGTAAGTGGTTTTCACAAGGAGCTTTTTTCAGGCAGTCAAAATATGGAATTTCGTGCTAGTGCTTTTAGGAATAATGTACAAGCTGCTGAAGCTAGGAGAGAAGCAAATGGTGGTGCTGAGTCTCAACCTTTCGCT AATGGACTTCCCGTTCAGTTTGAAGATTTCTATATTCTTTCCTTGGGGAAGGTTGATGTGAGGCCACCTTATCACAGTGTCAGCCAGATCTGGCCCATAGGTTATAAATCCTGTTGGCATGACAAGGTTTCTGGGTCACTTTTTACATGTGACGTGTTAGATGGTGGTGATTATGGACCTGTTTTCAGGGTTAGTAGGTGTTCTTGCTCTGCACAGCCCATCCCTGTTGGGTCAACTGTCCTCTTTAGGACCAACTTTGGCCAGTCTTATGGTCAATATAAGGAAGAATGTGATGAAATGACTTCTTTCAGTATGGGTAGTGATGAGGATGGCAATCTTCAAACAATTCTCTTGGACCCTTGCCCACctatggaaaatgatattttatcTTGTCTTGGGAGTGGCTTTAATGAAACTTATGGATTTCAGGCATCAAGCAGTTTGCAGCATGAAAGATCTGGAAATGTTTTATGTGAAAATTTGGAGTTAGGAGAGGAGATTGGTAATTTTTCATTGGAAGGGCATTCGTCATCCTCAGTGTGGAAAATGGTGTCTCAGAAACTCATTGATGCTTGTCAAGAAGTCTATAAGCGAACTGGAACTCTTAAGTTCTTCTGCAAGCATTTGAAAAATGGAATATCCTATTCTTACGTGGATATTATGGATGAAAGGAGCAAAGTGACATTTAATTCATTGGCCAAATTTTGCAGTTCATCAGGCTTGGTCAACATCCCATCTGTGGTTTACAATGACCATGGGTTTGCAATTTTGTCCGAGGCACTGTCAAAATGGCTGGACCAGGATAGATTTGGACTAGATGCGGAATTTGTGCAAGAAATTATAGAACAGATCCCTGGTGTTGGTGCCTGTTCACAGTATGAATATCTGAATAAGCGAAGTCATTATTCTACATCCGTAACAGTTGAAAATGGGCTCCTATTCTTTGAAGGGAGGGGTGGAGTGCAAGGTAAGGATGAAGCATGGGATGGGTTACTTAGAGGATGCAAAAGAGCAAAGGTGCAGATGGTTGAAGATACTCTGATGGATAATCGTTGTCGTCCTCTGGGGAAACCTCTGTGTGTAAAGCTTCCTGATAAGCTTGTTGGTGATGTTCTTcag GTATGGGAGTTATTATGGCGTTTCCATGAAATTCTGGAAATAGGGCCATTGTCACGTGATGAACTTGAGGAGGAACTTATTAGCCCATGGTTCGATGACTTGAACCTTCCagagaattttgaaaaggaaATGCAGGGAAATAATGACATGAATTCACGTGGAACTAATGGTACAAGGGGAGACATCCTATCCTCAAGCCATGAAGGTGGTTCAGGAAATTGGAGGGAAAACCCACATATGTTCATACAGATGGAAACAGGAGCAATGAAGGAAGCAGCCCAAGCTAGATTTGCATCTGCTACTTACAGCAGATGCACTGGTGTAGCTTTGTCAAAAGCTCACACTGCATTGCTAAAAGTGCTTGTTGGAGAGCTGCAGTCTAAGGTTGCTGCAATTGTAGATCCAAATTTTGATGTTGGAGAATCAAAATCAAAACGGGGAAGGAAGAAGGATGCAGATAGTTTGACTTCTAAAAGAATGAAGCTAAGTATGCTCCCTATCAATGAGTTGACTTGGCCAGAATTAGCTCGGAGGTACATCTTGGCAGTCCTAGGCATGGATTGTGACCTTGAATCAGCAGAAGTTACTACTCGTGAAAGCAGAAAAGTGTATCGCTGCCTGCGGGGTGATGGTGGGGTGCTTTGTGGTTCGCTCGCTGGAGTGGCAGGAATGGAAGCAGATGCACTT TTTCTTGCAGAGGCTATGAAGAAAATTTATGGTTCTTTGAATGGATTGACTGACCCTATTATTATACGAGACAAAGAATTAACTGGAGCTTCTGAAAGGAATGTGGGTGATGATGGCAATTTACCAGAATGGGCATCTACTCTGGAACCTGTCAGAAAGCTACCGACAAATGTGGGAACCAGAATCAGGAAGTGTGTACATGCGGCTTTGGAGAAAAATCCACCAGCATGGGCGAGGAAAATATTGGAGCATTCAATCAGTAAGGATGTTTACAAGGGGAATGCATCGGGCCCTACAAAG AAAGCTGTTCTTTCAGTGCTAGCAGATGTCTCTGGTGAAGGTCCACATCACAAATCTGAcaaggaaaggaaaaagaaaagtgTTTCTGTACATGATGTTATTATGAAACAATGCCGTATTGTGTTTCGTCGTGCTGCTGCTGCTGACAATGCTAAAGTTTTCTGCAATTTGCTTGGAAGAAAACTGATGAACTCTGGTGACAATGATGATGAGGGACTCCTTGGATCTCCAGCAATGGTATCTCGCCCTTTGGATTTTAGGACTATTGATTTGAGATTGGCAGTTGGAGTCTATGGTGGATCACAAGAAGCTTTTCTTGAGGACGTTCGAGAG TTATGGAGCAATTTGCGCACAGCTTATGGTGATCTGCCAGATTTGGTTGAATTGGCTGAGACTTTGTCCCAAAATTTTGAAGTATTATATGAAAAGGAG GTTGCCACCCTAGTCCAGAAACTTGCTGAGTATGCTAAATCAGAATGCtctagtgtggaaagaaagaaagaaatagatgATTTACTTGTTTCTTCAAGTGAAATTCCTAAAGCCCCTTGGGATGAAGGGGTCTGTAAAGTTTGTGGCATAGATAAAGATGACGAGACTGTTCTATTGTGTGATACCTGTGATGCTGAGTACCATACTTATTGCTTGAATCCTCCTCTCATAAGGATTCCAGAAGGGAATTGGTATTGTCCTTCTTGTGAGGCTAGTATGAGTACCGCTCAGGACTCATCAGAACATGCTCAAGTCATTGATCGACGTGGAGGGAAAAAACATCAAGGAGATGCTTGTCTTGCTCACTTGGAGGAACTTGCACAATTAGCTGCTGTAATGGAAGAAAAGGAGTATTGGGATTTTAGCATTGATGAG AGAACTTTGTTGCTGAAGTTTCTTTGTGATGAGGTGCTGACTACAGCTCTTATTCGTCAGCACCTTGAGCAGTGTGCAGATATGTCAGGTGAAGTGCAGCAGAAATTGCGTACTACATCAACAGAGTGGAAAAACCTTAAGGTTCGAGAGGATATTCTGGCCTCAAAGGCTGAAAAGGCTGACAACAGCTTGCATAATGTGGTAGGAGAAGTTAAAAGTGAGGAAGGACTTGCTAGTTCACTTGCAAACCATAGTAAATCTATGGGTAATAATGTTAGCATCTTTTCTGATGATTTGCCACAACCTGGGGGTGATACAGAGGGAACTGAATATAATGTTTTGGCTAAAAGATCTTCTGTCAACTATTCTGATAAAGATAGTACTTATAACATTCAAATTCTGAAGCCTGAAGGTCAAGTAAAAGATGGGAATCAGTTGCCTATGTCAAGTCTTCCATGCAAAGAAAGCAACAACTCGGGTAGAGAATCTACTTTCCAGTGTTCCATGCATGAATATGTGGAAAGGGATGTTTCAACTTTGCCTGAGATGGATAACCAAGGAATGTGCATCCCTACAGAAACGATGAGTCTCTCCTTGGACACTAGGAGCTCTGGTGTAACTGATCATGTGCCTTCTAGTGCTATCACCGAGTCACAGGCTTACAACCTTGAGTTAAACTCCATCAAGAATGATATTTCACTTCTGCAGGATTCAATCGTCAACATGGACTCACAGCTCGACAAGCTATCAGTGCGGAGGGAGTTCTTAGGCAGCGACTCTGCTGGCCGATTATATTGGGCTTCGGCAAAACCTGGTAGCCATCCTTGTATGATTGTTGATGAAAGTATGACAGTGCTGCCAAGTGAGAAACTCAAAGATCACAACACAGGCAAGAAAAGTTCTGTTTTGAGGGCTTCTACTTCATTTGGTGGGGATACTATTTCAAATTTAGGGTGTTCAAAAACTTCCTCTCCTTCTGCATGTCGGCCGAATGATGCTACTCTTAATTGTGCCCCATGGACTTCTTATCAGTCTGATGCAGAAATCAAAGAACTCCTTGAATGGTTAAAAGATAGCAATCAAAAAGAGAGGGAACTGAAAGAGGCCATTCTCAACTGGCAGAAGCAAAGATTTCGAGATTTTCAACAGTCTGCAAATCATGATCAGAGCAAAACCAACGATGCTCTCTCAGAATCCTCAAACACTGTAAGTGCGATACCTTCTAATGGTCTTGTTACTACAGCATCCGCATTGATGGAGAAGAAGTACGGTCCCTGCTTCGATCCTGACCCTGTTGAGATATCAAAAAAACGGGGGAGAAAGGCAAAAGTAGCTCATGAAGAGAAGATGTACAGGTGCGAATGCTTGGAACTCATTTGGCCTTCTAGACCTCATTGCCTGTCCTGCCACACATCCTTTTTAAATGAGGTGGAAATAGAGGAACACAATGATGGTAAGTGTGTTTCAGTTCTACCATCCTCTGAGAAGAGCAAGGAATACGGTGATCCTTTGAGAGGGAAGGGAATTCTGAAATCTGATACCACACAGGAAGGGTGTATGGGTGAAATGAATCCAGTTGAGGCATCAAGAAGTGAGTGTTCTGATCTTGCAGCGGTAATTAAATTTCAAGGTTACAGGTCATCACCCTTGGCTAATTTTGATGATGTTTGCTCTAAGTTTGTGACGAGCAATTCTAACAAGGAATTGGTACGGGAAATTGGTCTTATTGGTTCAAATGGGATTCCATCATTTGTCCCATCTGTATCGCCTTATCTCAGTGATTCTACGTTAATGTTAATTCGTCCGGAGAAAAATGATGGCATTCCAGTTGATTTCTCCAGGTCTGCTGAAAAATCAATCTTTTCTCAGGGGAACAGGGTTACTATTAACGTATGCCATGAAAATAAGTCTCACAATTCTTCAAGATGTATGCCTGATGATGTGAATGAAGCATTTAAAGGTGACAGATCAGGATGCTTGGAACAAAAGCACGCAAAACCCTCTGTAAATACCCATGCTTCAAGACCTGAAGTTGGTAATTGTTGTGTAGTCCCAGTGTCTTCATTGAGGCCAGTGATTGGCAAGGCATCTCAAATTTTGAGGCaactcaagatcaatcttctTGATATGGAATGTGCCCTCCCTGAAGAGGCTGTGAGACCATCCAAGGTGTCCATAGAGAGGAGAGGGACCTGGCGTTCATTCGTTAAAACTGCGGAGACAATATTTGAG ATGGTTCAGGCAACAATTGTATTGGAGGACATGATTAAGCCAGAGTATTTGAGAAATGGGTGGTGGTATTGGTCATCACTCTCAGCTGCTGCCAAGACTTCCACCTTGTCTTCGCTTGCCCTGCGAATATATTCCCTAGATGCTGCTATTATTTATGATAGAACTTCATCAACTTTGGATTCAGATCAGTCTGTGACAGGCAGCAAACAAGATCTCACACAGGGACCTGGTCTGGATACAACTGAAAAATCCAAAGCAGGCAGGAAAGCGAGCAAGAGAAGGAAAGAATCAGAGGGTTGA